A window of Salvia splendens isolate huo1 chromosome 8, SspV2, whole genome shotgun sequence genomic DNA:
AGAGACTCCTGGTGAGTCACGAGAGTGGGGAACTTACCTGCATCGTAATagataattaagaaaaatataataatagcaTCCAAACAGTTAACCAGTGTATATTCATAACTATGTACTGCTAAGAAAAATGCAGTGGATTTTAAGTCAGAAGACTCACAATTATACAATTATGTGAACAGTTTTCATTATCCGTGTAAAGAACAAAACCCATACAAAAGAATGAGCATCACATTTGGAAACTTCTTTAAATCAAAATCATCAAACTATTCAAGGAAATGAGTATCCAATAGCGAGAAAAATGTACATAAAATGAATTGAATCTCCCTATATGGAACATAAGTTTTGCTTTAAATAGCATTATTGAAACAGCTCTACATTTGCAATAGTTAAATGTACTTGCCTGCCTTGTTCAGACCAGGTCCCAACAGACGTGGTATCTGCTTGATGACTGCTTCTGAGGCCAAGAAAGCGTGATACCTCTTTGCTAGCTTCTTCACCAATTTCTTGTTTTTATTCAACTTCTTCAATGCTTCCACATCCATGGACTCAAGGCCAATCTTCTCAGCCTAAAGAaacaatcaaaatcaaatcagaaactGTGTTAATAGCAGACTTACAGGTTAGGCAAACAAGGACATTAATGGGCATCAGACTTACTATGCAGGAAATTCTTCATTTTAGAATGAGAAAGAAATTCTTAATAGCAAAGAAAATTTAGTTGCATTTTAAAGCAAAAGATTAACTCAAAGACCATATATAATAATCATGTTGCGCTACAAAAAAAAACTTACATCaagaaaaatttaaaaactattCACTACCATACCTCCTCAACATGTTGGGCATCTCCAAGCATGCAGATTTTCATTTTTGGCCTTGGAATATGGGGCAACCTAACAGAGCCGCTGAAACGCTTGTCCTTTTGGGGATCATAGTTCTTGAGTCCAATCTGGAGCTCAACAGTCTCGGTGAAGTTGCGCTTCTTCTCCTTGGCATCTGCAACAATCACAGTGATGGCTTCCCTCAGCGCCTCACTCTGAAGCTTACTGAAATTACAATAAGAGATACAACATCAGCACATTATGACAATGAGAAGCAGTAAACATCAGACTCAACCATCATACTATTCAACTACAAGGCTAAACAACATGATCTAGCATTATACTTTCATTTTGGGGATGAGAAACGGTAAGGAGGGCTAAAAATCAGATTCAACCACTATAATATTCGACTACAACGCCAGCAGTGAAAACTGTTTATACAACAATAAAAACAGTTGTATCCAAATAGTACTGGAGCAAACTAACGGAGACACTTCCTAAATCATAAGAATATTGTTGAGGCATAATAGTTCCTGCCTCGTAACCATATATTAGATCCCTAATCGTACGTATCCTGAATATACATCATTGAGGAACAAAGAAATGAAGTAGCTACTAATCAAAAATCGAAAAACTGAATAACCAGAGAAGATTATTCCGCCTAAGCTAAAACTCAATATCAAATACAGAGCATCTGAAAACAAAAGTGGTGAATCAGCTTACCTCATCGTTCACGGTCAATTAGGTTCCCGAATCACTACACGAACAAGATAAAAGACCATAATTAATCACAGTAATTCAGTTAAAATTGAAACAGAAAGCGAGAATGAGATACAAATACATGAAAAACCACACGGTGTGGAGAGAAATGGCGAAGCGGCGCACCTGAAGAAAAACCCTAGAACAAGGGTGGTGAACGGTGGCTGGAATTGACTGAAGGAGAGAGAACGAGAGCTGCTGAATCAGAAGCATAAATATTGACACGCAAACCCTAACTAGAATTCTTATTGGGCCGTTTTGGCAGACATAAAAGGACCTATTTAAGTGGGCCGGATTCAGGACTTCAATATGGTAattgaaatttataaatttgatcAATCTCGATTAATCCTCATAGGGTGTAAAGGTAATTTAAATCAtcgaaaattttaatattatataaaaaactaTTGAtatgagaaaatatcatattgtTATCGAATCAAAAATCTTGGTGTACAAGAGTTTTGGAATAGAGCATTTTCAGTATTGTTACCGTGACGAATTTTGGATATGCAATACTGAAATCTATGAGTATATTGGATTTTACGATATACTGAATTAAAATACACTACTATATCAAAATATCATTATATCATACCATTTCATTTATTGTGtcataaaatttgatatatattgtaTTATATGTCTGCCTGAATATTGCTATATCATATTGTTTCACTTATAGCATTTGTCGGTTTATATTGTGTACTATATGATATCTCATATTATACCATACCATTTCATTTATTGTGTCAGAAAATTTGATATATACTGTATTTATATGTCTGCCTGAATATTGCTATATCATATTGTTTCACTTATAGCATTAGTCGGTTTATATTGTGTATTATATGATATATCTCAGATGAGgaatgtgatcaattgctaattaGCAATCTAAAAAAAAGACCATTAGGTTAGGAGATCTGGTGGTTGATATAATGCCaagtggattatattttaaatttaaataattattaaataaaattaaatagtatTAATGTCGATTCTTTCTTATAAAATTATGCtaacattttaaatttaagtaactctctcgatttaaattattttttcgcaaaaaatatgtcaaattaaaggtaatttcagttttcgtatatgttaataagcatattttttttatcaataaatacataaaaaaattcaatataattcatgtaaaatctcaataaaactgtgttgatattttcgtgtacttgtTTTAAAATACTCATGTcgttgtgttgatatttgtaatatactatgttgatataaaaaaaaaaaagaaaattatgatatgataaaAGATTGACGatcttacccttttgttgatattttgtgtacgatttattgaaattcgtatGATTTAATCCCATctactcattttaaaatctaagggtgAAGAGTTGGTCTTGATTTTGaattatgatgctataagcaATATAAGATTACTCATATCTCATATATGGCATATATCAATATCCGTATATAGCATATCTATATAATGCTATATACGAAAACTTATATTGTTATCGTACCAAATGTCatactattatttaaaattacaatatatattagtactatttattttaaattgatgAGTATAGTGTACCAatatttcgatatttttttcGTCCATGAATACTTCCCATGTCTCATTGTAGTTGAGGAGTAAGATTAAGACCCAAAAATTGTAATATTTGTCAACTActctccgtccgccattaggagtctcatttcttggcggtatgggttttaagaaatattagaaaaaaagttggtggaaaaaagttagtagaatgagagtttcacttgtatatattgtTAAATAAAATGCTAATAGAATGAGTTGGTAAAATAAAtcgagactcctatttgcggacggaggaagtacaagtttgaaataaaatcaagctttgattttaagaaaatttttATTATGAAATTGGATTGTGGGTTTTTGCGGGTGGAATGATACTCCCATGTTCCCCAAAtataacaatttttaaaatgacacaaatttcaatttaaaattgagaaaataagagagaaaaaagaaacaGTGTGTGCATGAAAAATGAATTCCACCTCagtagagataaaaaaaaattcttaaatgtaaaatttttatttttaggggcCGGACCTTAAAAGGAAAGAGTCTCTACTTTTAAGGAACGGAGAGAATATAAATTTGACATGATACAAAATTTGACCTGCTTCACCTATTGATTGCACATGGCatcaagaaaaataaattataatccGTATATTGATCAGTGAGATATTTCTCACCGAGTTAAATTCATGTTCAAGATGAGCAGGACACTCAAAAAGATAGCACTATAACTTATCAACTGCAAagggaaaggaaaaaaaaactgtAACTCCAAATTTGCCAGTAATTTCGTGTGTTAAAGAAAACTGCAGGAACAAGAAATAGGGTAACAATTATTGAACATCAAAATTCATCTTCTAAGCTAAGGAAAGAAAAGGATGCCAGGGCAAATTGTTCATCGTCGTCACTTCACTCTTCGGACTGTCTCTGTCCCAGAACCGAAATATCCTCATAGCGTTTCTGCAATAACATAAAGAAGAAATTACTATACAATAGGTTCTTGTCTCATAAATGCTGTATTTAAGCAACTGTTTGATTTTGTGCTTAAAGAGACCTTAGCAAGATATTATGAGAGCGCAACGAGCTAAACTCTACGAAATAAATTACAAAACCTAAGTTGAAACCAGTTAAGGTTAGCAGCATCTTTAAATGGTCATATAATTCATTCCAGCTCAGTCTTAACCATAAACCCTAAGACACAATTTGCATCACAAGGGAAGGCTGATGATACTACTTCATGACATGTCCCAAGACGAAAGTATAATTGTCGAGTATGAAGGCATATCAGTTACAAAAACCATTACATCTTGATCAGAATAGTCATTCGTATATTTGTGCAAGCAAAAAACTAGAAACATAAGCAGGCAAAATCCTTATCCTTCTTAAAACTTAGCTGGTGTGCATAAAGATCTTGCTCTACAAAATGACTAGAAGCACAAGTAACTAGTAGCCCTATATATAGCATATATTCCATATAGACTGCATCTCCATCAACATATATTAGTCGAATCATAAAGTTATGAAGAATCATAATGATGGAGGTAGTATATCTGTAGTAGCACTTCTTAGTTCTTAATGATGCTAGTATGAGAGACAACTTTTAAATTTCAATCTATCCACACCAACACATATTACTCGAATTCAACCAAAAGGATATTCCTATACAAAAGAAAAAGGTTACATCACAGATTAATTTAACACACAAATAACCCATACAAATGTTATGATGAATCAGCAGCTTCTTAGAAgcactatcattttattaccTCTCAAAGACAGTTCCTTGAAAGCAAGAATTTAACTAACATATCAAATTGACAATTTCAAAAGCTCAATCAGTCGAACAAACTCCCACATATACAAGCTCAGTCAACATAATCAACAGAAAAAATGAAGTTACGCGATTAAACCACAACAATCAGCCaatttagttaaattaaaaaaaatcagtaaAAGCAATACCCCAACGTTGATGTGTTCCCATAAAGCGTGAATTCCACGATCGACGGCCTAAAATTAGGGCAGAAAAACAACATATCAGATCAGAAACCCTCAAATCCAGAATCATAAATACGCAATCaaattgaagaagatgatggccgccagaaaaaaaatctattaaTTCACACAGATCATCACCAACTTCTCTTATCCGTCTCCCCAAATCCCCACAACAATTATAACGAATTAGTACCAATTTCTCAGATCCAATTCAATCCAGCTACCACGAACTCGTAAAAACACAAACACGCACACGCacacaaaattaacaaagaTATATTTAAATCTAGATAGAAGATACATACGCGTTCACCGACAAAAGCGCCAACGAGGACGAAGGTGACATAGACCGGAGTGCGGCGCATGACCAATCTATACATGCCCTCCCACGCGCCGCCGCCCCTCCTCCTAACCGCAGGTTCCATTTTCAATAGATGCTTTTTTGCAACAGAAATCAGGCAGCGGGAGAAACTTTCTCTGATCTGTCAAACTCTGCGACGTGATGGAGGAGAAatggtgaaattttttatttttgatcgATTCCAATCTCTTCCACACGGGCTTCGGTGGTTAAGTGGGCCGGGCCCGAAATTTCGATTTTTTTGATAGGTATATATGAGCACGGCCCATTACCGTTGTAAGTGCACATTTTAGCCATGAGACAATACCACTTATTCGGTTTAATCGATTTGACaagtttaaatttttatgttgtTCGACTCAATGGACGCATGCAGTCTGGTATATTATTAAGTGTTGGCTTTTCCCATGTGAGTAGATTAATCTATGGTAATCTTATACTTAAACTATTCAATCTCAGACAGTCATATGACAAGTTAATCTAGAGCAATCGAACGTCCTATAAGGTTACAGTCTTTTGTAAGTGAAATTATTTTGCCATTGCATGCAGGAGTGTGATCAAGTTTACTAGAGTTTGTTTACCAAAGTAACATCCAAATTTGTCTAATCTAACAATGAGATGATATAAATAGACAAAAATGTCTCGGGCTGATTGTACTTTTCTAGTGTACAAGTACAATGAAGCTTACTCAAATTTTGCTTACGcaaaattcaaattatataGATCATGTGGCTTGacttttcaaaaatgaaataaaatcgAAATAAGAATTACATTTATGAGTAtagatttacataatttaattatgattttcaaaataaatttctatGTTGTTTATGTATGACCATTTTTTTCAATAGAGATCCAATagtgttttaacttttaatcaATGAGTGCTCGTATGGAGGAGTACGTTATTTCAAGTATTTAATTAACCATTCAAAATTAGTGTGAATAAAATATAATGGGACGTGTTAAGCCTCTACAAATGAAACAAATATTTCTCTAAACTAAATTATTActtgaaataataatagtaataaataaagtaGCACTaagataaaaaatatatatatataatgatgCTAAATAATATAAGAGGCCAATGCTGAGCCTCAAATTTTTACTTGTATTGTGAATTTTTGCGACTAGAAGTACAAATTTTTGCACATAGCACTCAAGATTCAAGAAAAATATACAGTATTGTTCAGTGAAATATTTCACCTCGAGTTAAATCCATGTTCAAATGACCAGGACACTCAAAAAGATAGTAGTACGTACAACTTATCAACTGCAAagggaaggaaaaaaaaactgcAACTCCAAATTTGCCAGTAATTTTTGTGTTAAAGAAAACTGCAGGCACAGGAACGAGAAATAGGGTAACAATTATTGAACATCAAAATGCATCTTCTAAGCTGCGGAGAAGAAAAGGATGCCAAGGCAAATTGTTCATCGTTGTCACTTCACTCTTCCGACTGTCTCTGACCCAGAACCGAAATATCCTCATAGCGTTTCTGAAATAACATATTGAAGAAATTGCTACAAAGTATACAGAGGTTCTTGTCTCATAGCAGGTTATTACTATGAGAATGCGGCGTGCTAAACTATAAGAAATAAATTACAGAACAAAAAGTTCAGGGAACACAGAAGGATGTCATTCAAGGTTAGCAGCATCGTTCAATGTTCATATAATTCATTCCAGCTCGGCCCCAAGACAATTTGCATCACAAGGGGCCTCTGATGATACTTTATGACACGTCCCAAGAAGAAAGCATGATTGTCAAATATGAAGGCATATCCGTTAACGAAACCATTACAGCTTGACCAGAACactcatttttatatttgtgcAAGCAAACCAGAAACATAAGCAGGCAAATACTTATCTGTCCTAAAACTTACCTAGTTTGCATAAAGCTCTAGCTGTACATAATAATGACAATAGATCATACCTTGTACTTTAGTGTTTTCTATTATCA
This region includes:
- the LOC121745418 gene encoding 60S ribosomal protein L10a-1; this translates as MSKLQSEALREAITVIVADAKEKKRNFTETVELQIGLKNYDPQKDKRFSGSVRLPHIPRPKMKICMLGDAQHVEEAEKIGLESMDVEALKKLNKNKKLVKKLAKRYHAFLASEAVIKQIPRLLGPGLNKAGKFPTLVTHQESLESKVNETKATIKFQLKKVLCMGVAVGNLDMEEKQIFQNVQMSVNFLVSLLKKNWQNVRCLFLKSTMGKPQRIF